gggcttgtTGCACCACAATATGCTCAGTAAGTTTAACCATTTGAGATGCGCTCAGTTTTTTTCTTGTTTGCAAGAACACATAGATTCGCCACCAGTTACATGATGTCGGCGAGATTAGCTAGTGATGCGATGAGTGGCATCTTGAGGTTGTGAACTGTAGTGGAGTGGCAGCGACGAACAGCCACCACTGGACGTGGCCATTGTTGCAGTATGGGAGCGGAGCTAGGTCTTTGAGGTAGGACACAGAAGATTCAGCTTAGCGCGAGCAGCTCTGGAATCTAGCGAGCGCTCTACGCAGCCATAAGGAATGGGCAGTGTTTAGAAGCAGGAGCACATACTTGGAGTTTCCAAGAATGGACTACAGTGCTGGTGGTTTGGGGGTGGAGGTTGGGCCGGCCGGTGAGACCAAGTACATTGCCATTACATGAATATAAATTGCAACCGATGAGGTAATGACGCGGCTACTCCCAACTAAACATGTCCTCGATCCCTTCAATTTATGCCCACGGCCTCCCTATAAATACCATTGGCCTTCCATTTAAATCTCCACCACCTCCACACCCTCAAATGCACCAATCTGAATCTCCCCCAAGATTACGTAGTCCTACAAGTGCATGCAGGCATAGAGAGCCACGCATAGTGCACAGCACCTAAGATCAGCTCGCCATGGTGGTGGCAGGAGCTACTATGGCCGTGCTTCAGAGAGCATGGACAGCCAGCACCGACTTGTTTCTGGGTTTGCTTCCAGTTCACATCCTAATGGTAGTGATCCTGGTATCTGGCATGGCCATGCTGTGGCGGGTTAGCCGGGCACGGGACGTGTACCTGGTGGACTACGGCTGCTTCCTGGGTGAGCCACGTTACAGGATCCCCTCGGCGATGGCCCTGGAGCACGCACGCCTCATGACCGACCTCATCGAGGAGGAGAGCGCTGACTTCATGGCTCGGCTGCATGAGCGCTCCGGGATCGGCGAGGAGACGAGCGTGCCCAATTCTTACCGCTATATGCCCCCCAAGCGCGGCGTGGAGGCTTCCCGGGAGGAAGCCGAGCTGGTCATCTTCTCCGCCGTCGACAAGGTGCTGGCAAGGACGACGGTGAATCCCGAGGACATCGACACACTCATCATCGCCTGTAGCTTCACCACGCTGACACCGGTGTTCGCCGACGTGGTCGTCAACAAGTACAAGCTCCGCGCGGACGTGCAGAGCGTGAACCTGTCCGGGATGGGGTGCAGCGGGGCGCTCATCTGCGTCGGCCTCGCCGAGAAACTCCTGCAGGCTGCACCACCAGGGAAGCACAAGCACGTGCTGGTCATAGCCACCGAGATCCTGTCGTCGATGATGTACCACGGCACCAAGCGCGAGATGCTTGTGCCCAATGTGCTCTTCCGCATGGGCGCCGCCGCCATGATCATGACCAACTCACCGGAACGCGCGCGGTTCCGGCTCGGTCCGATCGTGCGCACGCTGACCGCTGCCCGGGACAGCGACTACCGATGCGCATTCCAGGAGGAGGACGACAAGGGGATCACGGGCATCAACCTCTCCAAGGAACTTCCCGTCGTTGCTGCGAACGCGCTCAAGAGTCACATCGTCACCTTCTGTCCCCGGGCCCTGCCTGCCTCGGAGCTTCTCCGGGTCGCCTTCTCCCTCGTCAAGCAGTACGTGTTCCCGCTCCCGGGCGCGCGTGGGCGTGCGGAGAAGGGCGCGCGGCCGGCCTTCAACAAGGTGTTCCAGCACTTCTGCATCCACCCGGGCGGGCGCAGGGTGCTCCAGGAGGTGCAGCATGGCCTCGGCCTCTCTGACCGTGACATGGAGGCGTCGCACATGACGCTGCACCGGTTCGGGAACATGGCCAGCAGCTCGTTGCTGTACGAGCTGGCCTACATCGAGGCCAAGGGCCGGATGACCGAGGGTGACCGGGTGTGCATGATCTCCTTCAGCCCCGGCATAGACTGCAGCAGCGTCGTATGGGAGTGCATCAACCCGGCGGCGGCAGATCCCAACGGACCCTGGGCCGCCTGTATCCACCGCTACCCTGTGCAGGTCAAGACGACCTAAGGCCAGGTTCGCTTCTTTTTAGAGCCTTGGCTTATGCATAATTAAGCTGCAGTGTGCAGTGAAAATAAGCTCATGAGAATAAAGCATCCACTTCTTTTCTGCTCCTATCTACTACcttcgtctggaaatacttgtcatcaaaatggataaaaaagatgtatctagacgtattttagttttagatacatcttttttatccattttgatgacgagtatttttggacggagggagtattaggtgTAAAGTCAGTAGTACTAATATTGGTGCACTGTAATTCTGTTCtcattgaaataaattatatttccGAATTTCGTGAAATGTTACGATTTTCTTTTTTTGCAGAGATGAAATATTACAAGTTGAACCGATGGAAGATCATTGTCACACATACGAACGCCATAACGAACGTGAATTGCTCCTTACAGTTTAGCAGCCGTATGGAGGCAAATCAATCAAGAGGACAAGAATTCTGGTGTGGCTATACGTCAGTCAGCTGAAAGAAAGTTTGGGGTCAGTCAGATTTTTCTCAACCGTCGGATGCGAAATCAACGGCCTGCACCTTACTTCAACCTCCAACCTTTGTTCCTCCTATCGCCAGCCTAACCGCCATCCCCCGCGGCCCGTGGCGCTCCTGCGACCGCCTTGCCACCCCGCTCTACCTTGAACCGCCCTCCACCGCGGGGCTTGTTGTCGCCCCCGGCAATCCCCTAGCCCCGCCTGCGGCCCGTGTCCAGTTTTTGGGGTTTCTGTATTCATTTCCGCTTCTGCAAAAAAATaatatgaaaacaaatatggtaGCATCAGTTCCGTCCGTTTCCGCTCCGATTTCATCCGTAGTGTCTTGAAACTTTTGTTTGTCGGGGTCAGCCAACAAAACTATATTATGGCGAGGTGCCTCGACGTAGGCATGTGAGTTTGAACTTCATGCAAATTGGAGATAACGGCAGAATTACTAGCTTCAGCTCGAGCAGGTAAGAAATGTAAAGTTGACTCACGATACCAGGTTTAGAGATTATAGTATTATAAGAAATGAATTTAGATATTGAAACTTCATCAAGTTTACCTGACTTGTAAGGGTTATAAAGAATATTATCGTATATGGATTTATTGATAATTCTAATTGGGGGTCTCATATCCTGAATGATTTAATTATTACAAGTTTTACGGTGATTGGGCTTTTTTGGAGCCCTTCGTTTGTCTCAATCTAACGGCACACACATACGTAGTACTGGCTAGTACTCGGATGAAGTATTTCAAAGTACTAAAACTTGTGGGGATGGTACTAATGACAATGTGGGGACACCTTTTAATCTAGGAGCATTTTAGTCATTGGAAAAATGTGCACGTGCCGCCCCTCTCGTCCAATGCAAAACCGCCGCCAtggtcctctcctcttccattacgGAACCGCAGCCATCTCCTCCCTCTCTTGCATTCCAAATCCACCGCAGCCATCTCCTCCTTCTCGCCGCCGCAACTTTGCTCTTCTCCTCTTCCAcatccacccccccccctcttCCATCGAAGCAAGAACCTCGATGGAGCAGTAGATcgagcagatcgccggcggcgaccaggtcaaGACGGCCAGGTTGAGGGAGATCcgttcttggtttgacaacacaagGCAGATGAACTGGGCGGCAAGGTACATTTATATGTTGTAGGATTGGATAGATCAAGGTACAAGAAAAAGCCCAAGAAGGGTAAAAGAAAAAGCCCAAGGAGAAGGGAAAAGCATGTGTCCTCCTGTATTGTTGGAAATTCTTCGAGACTAATGAGAAGTAGAACATGAGAAATAGGGAGGCTCCTCCATACCACTTCTTTCTCTCTTGAGTTTGATGATggtgccggcggtggtggtggtggtgatgatgatgatgagtggatGCATAGGAGTCCTACACCCGGATCAAGTATGGGGTGCCGGACAAAGAGATCGACGAAGATGCTCAAGATATAAAGAGATGTGGGGGCTGATAAGTACAAGATTGCAGAGATGAAAAGTCAAGGAAGGAATTGGTGGAGAAGAGCAAACAAGAGAAGCTGGAGTTCGGGAAGAGGAGGATACAAGAGAAGATGGAACGATGGGAACAAATTAATGGAAGTAAAATGCGAGATGGATGCACATAGGCTTCAACTTATTGAATACAATCAATTGATGCAGGAGAAGATGGCTGAAAAGAACTGGCTCATGATGTTAGAAATTCCATGTATGAAACATCAAGAAGATTTGGGGAGATGAGTCTAGCAGAGATCGTGACTTCTAGGATGCCATGGAGTTGCCAGTGCACCGGAGGAGGGGGCGATGCACAAATGGGAGGATGCCGTGCTCTTGACGACATGTGATTTTTACATATCAGCTGAATGTGTGCATTATGATTCATCTTTTGTTTACGCATTTGAAGCCTACGAGCATTGCTTTTGCCTTAAGTTTATATTatgtctaaatttgaatttgaatcttgaacCTGTCGATTTGGTTTGAACTGCTGGTCAAGTGTGTGTGATGTTTAACAACGACAAGCTCGGCTTATATATGTGTGAAACTCGGGATTGATTAGAGTGCACAGATATAGGAAAGATAAATTTTTGAAGGTTGCATGTTTGCAACTTTGAGTTTACACACAGCCTCTACGTTTGGCGAGTTTGAGTTTGCGCACAACCTCTGCAACCTTAAATATTTTTTGGAGGGTCCCCAAAACTGTTTTGGAGGCCGTGAATACGGCTGATCTGCTAGAGTTGTTCTAAGACTTTCAACTTCACACCTGAGAACTGTGATGTTGTGTACTTGCATGTCTACTCTTACAGATATGGGAACAAATAAACTGAACCTCCACCGAACAAGAGAAAAATAAAGGTTATTTGTGCCCGTGATTAAATACAAGATGGAATACAGAAGTATTTACAAGCATAATAATATTATTTCTATGTCAGGCTTAATAAGGTTCAAGACCTAATACTAAGTACTCCTGCAGTTGAAATTAATACTCATCACACTCCGGCAACTTCTGTTGTTCACCGTACATTCTCAGATCATCTGCAAACTGCACGTCTCTCCTAAAATCGAAGATGAAATCTGTGTCTAGCATTCCATCTGTGTTCATTGTTCCACCGTGAgtaatatcaccatcacactcaaaATAGTCTGTTGAATCTGGATAAACAATCTTCCTCGCGGATCCCTTTCCATAGAAGCAACGGCCTGTCACCAAAACCAGAATTGATTATGTATCAGTCACAAGAAAACAGCTCCGACAGTAATTCTTCCAAGTGAAATGTTTGGCAAACCATGTCTATTTTGCATTGGTTCCACTGACCACACCATAAAACAGTGGCAGTTTTAAGCAACCATGCTTGACACAATAAAGGTTACTAGACAAAGTGTATCCGTAAAACATCTTAAGATGCTGAAATTTTCTGCACGCGATCAGCAGCAAAGCTGCAAGAACACACAAATGTTTTAATTTATTTCGGAATTGCTACATATATTCAAGTTATATTGATCGATAACATGGCCTAAATGTTGTATAGCAAGATTCAGAGGTGTACACAAGACATGAAACCGAATTAGGTAAGCCAGATAACATGATCTCAGCTGCGGGCACAAGCCATTTTATTAACTCAAGAATAAGACTTTTCGACAAGAGAGTTAACATGATCGCAGCAAGCATAAGGCTTTTCGACAAAGCATAAGGCCTTTCCTATGTTTGGACGAAACAAGCAAGCATCATTGGTTGCAGAAAAATAAGAATAAGCATCGTAGGATCAAAAGACGAAAAGGTCGTAGAAGAAATCATAAGGCTTTTCGACAAATCAGGGTGGAAATTCTCCTCTTTAATTTTCAAAACCTGCATTTTTTTTAAActgaggcaaaacttttgcctgGTTGataaattaagaagaagagaattgcccagttaatttatGGAAAACCGGACGAAAACCAAAAACCTGCGTATATAGCTGCTCAAGGAACGGGGACTTACTGGTGTGTGTGAAGAGTAGAGGGCAGCAGAAATTTGGTTCTGTCTTCTGATAGGGAAACGAACAATTGACTTGGGCGAAGAAAAACTAGTTATGGGCCCCTGATTTGGGAGCAGCCACAAAGTTAATGTGGTAGCATTCCCTGCCCAAGGATTCCGAAGCGGACTCCACGCCACAGGTAACACTCGTTGCATACTTTGGTTCCTAAAACAAGCAGCAACAAAGGTCAATTGATACAGAAATGTATGGAATATATATGTACTACGTATGTACCAACTAAATAACGATGAACACAAATAAATTAAAGCCAGGTTGATGTACCCGAGGATGCTCCGATGCATATTTTTGCAGTGCTTGTGCGACCCGAGAGCGAATGTgttgggatataactattaggtatgacccgcccacgaGGGGCCGggctatacctatggcgattcatcatatgaagcccacgaggatattgaagatggcggtttagttaagggcccaaggcccaaaggcgacttaaagcccgtaggggtaaaccgccatatatgtaaagaCTTGCATTGTAAAGCATGTAAaagtagtcaccgagccggacacgttatctatgagccggccgggactccgtgagccgctgggcgtcaacctgtgtatataaagggacgacccggcggcggttcaagacaagaaagacaacagatcgaaagctaggtcaagcggattcactccctggtaatcgagacataagcaataccacctcaaactggattagacctttaccttcactgcaaggggccgaaccagtataaactcccgtgtcctttgtcacgTTTACCCCTTTAAACTACCtacttgcgatggctccacgactaagtccttttgctaggacatctgtcgtgacctttccacgacagttggcgcccaccgtggggacaacgcacggtggtttcgagttcttaaagggcagctttgcaGGGCTCAAGagatacgctgtaggccggatgaccaagagtcgtcgcggcaagctctacatcgacgatgcaggctggggcccgaggccggctcaattgagaacGGGTacagggtccccttcggtggaatccacgtcttcatcggcaaaatcggcgagccgggccctgagccggacacctgcaccgacatcatcgagacggctcagtgtgcgagacccgcccgagctcagcctgtcatgaagcgtgccttcgtgggatgcatccatggagcggaatttgatgaaggatctatgtctggcggtgagacggccatctactctgatggtgagtcttcCACGGGTGAGACTACTTCATTGTATTAGCTGCAAGATGGCGGGTTTGGGGGCTATTCcaatggcgatagtattccggacccctatgagccgccaaacagagtcgggatcttcatggctggtacccaGCCTGGGTAAAATTCTTCAACTGCAGCGGCGATGACTTACGGGTCAGCGCGGTAACGGCAGCCGAGGCAGGAGGCcctgctttggatgctcaggcccaACGGATTCAGTCGgaggctttccagcttacgatggatcaaaacgcttcaaat
Above is a window of Triticum dicoccoides isolate Atlit2015 ecotype Zavitan chromosome 5B, WEW_v2.0, whole genome shotgun sequence DNA encoding:
- the LOC119305009 gene encoding 3-ketoacyl-CoA synthase 6-like; the encoded protein is MVVAGATMAVLQRAWTASTDLFLGLLPVHILMVVILVSGMAMLWRVSRARDVYLVDYGCFLGEPRYRIPSAMALEHARLMTDLIEEESADFMARLHERSGIGEETSVPNSYRYMPPKRGVEASREEAELVIFSAVDKVLARTTVNPEDIDTLIIACSFTTLTPVFADVVVNKYKLRADVQSVNLSGMGCSGALICVGLAEKLLQAAPPGKHKHVLVIATEILSSMMYHGTKREMLVPNVLFRMGAAAMIMTNSPERARFRLGPIVRTLTAARDSDYRCAFQEEDDKGITGINLSKELPVVAANALKSHIVTFCPRALPASELLRVAFSLVKQYVFPLPGARGRAEKGARPAFNKVFQHFCIHPGGRRVLQEVQHGLGLSDRDMEASHMTLHRFGNMASSSLLYELAYIEAKGRMTEGDRVCMISFSPGIDCSSVVWECINPAAADPNGPWAACIHRYPVQVKTT